ccccccccccctcctgtcccaATCTGGCCCGTGTCTCTGGGTTGTGcatccccccttgtgtccccgtCTGGCCCGTGTCTCCGGTTGTCGtcatcccccaccccccctctcGTGTCCCTGTCTGGCCCGAGTCTCCGggttgtacccccccccccccccctctcgtgTCCTACGCCTGGCCTGTGTCTCCGGGTTgtcgtcaacccccccccccccccccttgtgtccccgtCTGGCCCGTGTCTCCCTCCGggttgccccccttgtgtccccatcTGGCCCGTGTCTCCTggttgcccccctccccctcgtgTCCCACATCTGGCCCGTGTCTCTTGGTCCCCTGCGTTGCATCTATGCATGTGAACAcgctgtctatatatatatatctgttgtCATAGATCATGTTATCCacatgcacttcctacataccaataTCAATACAGCAACTCCATTCATCTTCCTCTCTCAATATTCCTTCATCCAGTCCCGATCTCACTGTGTGTATTCTTCTTTATCAGTTGGCCAATTTTACTTCCTAATCCGGAAAAGAATTCACCTCCGGGCTGAAGACGCACTCTTCTTCTTTGTCAACAATGTGATCCCCCCAACCAGTGCCACCATGGGCCAACTTTACCAGGTTTGTTGAAGGACTCTGGGCTCGTTCAAATTGCATTATACCCCAAAGAGGCAgtattagggccagtgcacaccaaaaagggcTAGTGGGAgtgcaaacgctcagcgcttaagtgatttttctaggcgattGTAGGCATGTGACGAGCgatttttctaaacatgcctcgcGATTCTCAGAACGTTTGGTGTTTCTATTTTTTGttgcagtagagctgtaactcagCAGATTCTGTAAGAAAaaggcttggaaaatcgctctgatctagcgccttTCAGAGCTATTTTACACTTTTCTACACTTAACAGTGAGGCTGAATTACCTGCAGGacttgcgtttgggagaaaatcacatcgctctggtgtgctccatcccattcaaatacattagccaagtactTTTCACAGCGCTGGCGGTTTTTAAAAGTGCTCAAAAGCGCTCTTAGTGTGCACCAGTCCTGAAAAGTTGGGTATAGGTCATACAGGAACTCTAGAAAGAGGGTTATGGTGGACGGGGTGGAGAGGTTtggtgaatggggggggggggtggaaatgtTTGGGGGAAGGAGGTGATGGTGGAGTTGTTTTGTGAATGGGAAGGTGGAGATGTTTGGAGGAAGGAGGTGGATGGGGTGGAGATGTTTGGGAGATGGAGATGGAGGTGATGGTGGATGGGTTGGGAGatgtttgggggaaggggggtgatgGGTTAGGAGATGTTTGGGAGATGGAGGTGATGGTGGATGGGTTAGGAGATGTTTGGGGGAAGGAGGGTGATGGTGGACAgggggcagagccctggctgttaTGGCTCTTATCAGGGCAGCACATACAGAGGAGACGAGGCCAGCAGAGCAGTGAATAATAAGGGGTGGGATCACACACTTTCTGGTCCAACAGCAGATATGGATAGAGTGTGAGATATATATAGTCTCCTATTCCAGCATACAGTGCTGCTGCCCCCTAGAGTTTGCTGCTTGAATTACCATCATGCAAACCTGAGTCATTGAATTCAGGCAGAACTCTAGGGGACAGCAGTGCTGTTCACTGGTACATTGGACGATCTTTCTCAAATCTTTCTCTGTGCTGCTGACACACGGACTGGAAAGGGAAGAGGCCCATGTAggatgtgtgggggagggggctgagtcggatgtgtgggggagggggctgagtcggatgtgtgggggagggggctgagTAGGATGTGTGGGAGAGGGGGCCGAGTAGGATGTGTGGGAGAGGGGGCCATGTAGCATGTGTGGGAGGGGCCTTGTAGGATGTGTATGGGAGGGGACCGTGTAGGAAGGGCATTGAAGGACGTGTGGAGGAGGGGCTGTGTAGGACATGGTGGGCAGAATCTGTGTATGAAGTGTGGGAGGGGCTGTGTAGCATGTGTGGGGGGCGGGCTCTGTGTAGGACGTGGGGGGCGGGCTCTGTGTAGGACGTGGGGGGCGGGCTCTGTGTAGGACGTGGGGGGCAGGCTCTGTGTAGGaggtgtgggggaggggagagggtacCACTTGATACGGTGACTCAGGTTGGACATTTCTCTTGCAGGAACACCATGAAGAGGACTGCTTCCTGTATATTGCATACAGTGACGAGAGTGTATATGGGATGTAAAGTGACCCCCATCGCCCCcttcccaccccctcccccaccccagtgTGATGACTTCTGGA
This DNA window, taken from Hyperolius riggenbachi isolate aHypRig1 chromosome 3, aHypRig1.pri, whole genome shotgun sequence, encodes the following:
- the GABARAP gene encoding gamma-aminobutyric acid receptor-associated protein, with translation MKFVYKEEHPFEKRRSEGEKIRKKYPDRVPVIVEKAPKARIGDLDKKKYLVPSDLTVGQFYFLIRKRIHLRAEDALFFFVNNVIPPTSATMGQLYQEHHEEDCFLYIAYSDESVYGM